In Rahnella aquatilis CIP 78.65 = ATCC 33071, one DNA window encodes the following:
- a CDS encoding helix-turn-helix domain-containing protein, translating to MNKDWHQADIIAAIKKKGTTMAAVSRRAGLCSSTLSNALIRKWPKGERLIAEAIGVNAETIWPSRYTEIK from the coding sequence ATGAACAAAGACTGGCATCAGGCCGATATTATTGCGGCCATTAAAAAGAAGGGCACCACAATGGCGGCGGTCTCACGCCGCGCCGGGCTTTGTTCGTCAACATTGTCGAACGCGCTAATCCGCAAATGGCCGAAAGGTGAAAGACTGATCGCCGAAGCGATTGGCGTAAATGCCGAAACCATCTGGCCGAGCCGCTACACCGAAATCAAATAG